The segment GTAATCTGTAAGAAAGCTACTAAGGAGGATCACAAACCACACTGATTTGTATATATACACTGTACATGTCTATGTATATCTGTATTGTTGCACAGCAGTACATTACATTTATGTAGTAACAGTATGTGCTGTATATTAGCAAAAGCTTCCTTATTATCTTCCAAAACTGCTAGACTTCAGCATGAGTGAGAATTAATGGAAGTGAATATATCAGGACAACATGACAATACAACCTGTGCTGCTTGTTGCCATATGGTACAATGCCAAGTTTTTATAGTCGTAATTAAAGTATCAAGCAAGGCATATGTTAACATTCTTCATCTCGTTCTGTAGGTTGACATGAGCAAGGTAAACCTGGAAGTAATCAAGCCATGGATAACAAAGAGAGTAACAGAAATCCTTGGATTTGAAGATGATGTAGTAATTGAATTTATATTCAATCAGTTGGAAGTGAAGGTAATAATTTTGCTGTGGTTGGTTCTCCGTATACGTAATTGTATTGCATACTTCTGCATAAACTGAAATTTTTCTGTCAAAAAACCAGTTGAAATTAGGAGGGATTTTGTTGCAATGCATATTGTGAATAATTCACTTTGTAAAACATGTGACCGTTTTAGTGAAGGTACATAGTATGCAAAACTGCTCAGGTGAAAAATCAGACTTACTGTGTTGATTTTGCTGTTACATGTTAAGCTACTTTGACAGCAATTTTCTAATGATGATGTGATTTATGATTTAAAAGGCCTGAACCAAAATGGAAGTTATTCCTTGCGTCTGAAGTATAGCACCATCACCTTATTAGGTCACAGCAGAGTGAGTGTCCAATGTCGCTCTGACCAACTCCCTTGATGATGCAGTGTGTGTTTGGAGGTGAGTTGTGTAAAGTGGCCGAACCAAAGACAGAAAGCATCCAACAGAAAGAAATTGGGCAAAGCTTTACACTGCTCTTTAAATTGTTTGGAATTAAATCACATTAAATATAAAGAATGAAGTGCAGTTCTAAATTGGTAAGAGGTGTTCAGTGGAGACCTACTCTATTTAGAATGATGTTCAGCTGGGATGGTGGGCTTAATATATGATTATAAAAGTACACTtcagtttagattagattagatttattggatttatatgccgcccctctccgtagacccggggcggctcacaacaatggtaaaaaacaatacatagttttgTTTAGAAAGCTTAAAGGTTCGAGCTGTTTTTCACTGAAATCAGTGGCAGGGCACCCTCTGATATCAGCAGAGCTGGACTGCACCACTGGAATACAGCTAAGTGATAGCAAGACATACTATACAGCATGAACTGCGTAAATGAACTTGCGTTCATGACAGCCTTTTACTTTGCACAGTCTGCCGCTGCATTCCAAGAGATTTGTTTCTCTGAACCATTGGCAAAATGTTCTTATTCTAATATTCTCTATGCTCAATCTTTCTTCCAAAGAATTCATCTTTGATTTGACTGAACAGTTGAAATTTCAACTGAGAAAGGTATTGATGTTTCCCTTAAAAAAATTACATGCTGTAATTTGAATGTAGGTTTTTATTTTAAGTATCCATATTTATAATCCCTTAATGTGCTTTAATAAGAATTCTGTTGGGGGAGCTGGCTTAGGGGAATCAGAAATTGTGGTAGGAAGTAGTTTACTAATTTGTATTACTAAAATAAAACCTAAGTGTGCAGTTTTAAACCCCCTTCATAGAAAGCATGATTTGAAGTttagaacttttttaaaaaacatttttttctttctgtggtTGTGTACTCATTATTGCTTGTTCGTCTTTTGCAATTTAGATAAATGGTATAACATTAAACTCAAGGTGATTGAGTTGCAGTAGGGAGTCGGAAGCAAGCCAAGGGAACATCTTTCTCTACAGGGGACTTGGCGATTCCAAACCCCCCCAAAGttccaagaagaaaaagaagacaccTGGAATCTGTACTTGCTTTTGTGCTGTTGAGCTGTGCTTGTTACATGGACCTTGTTGCTTTGACCAGCAACTTTAGAACGAAATTGCCCACCTGTATTGTGAACCACACTTGGCCTCTTAATCCTTTGTGGTCATCACATAATTGTCATTAAGAAAATGATGGCAGCTTTCATTCCATTAAATAGTTAGTGAAGGTTTAGTTCAGTTTACTGATGGAAGTAAGAAAATGCATGCATAAATTCTTTTTCAGTTTTCTTAGCAGGATTTCAGTGATATTGTAGATGATGATTCTGTAATGTTCAGTGTACAGCTTCAGTCCCTTGTACAAATAACTTAAAAGAATTTTTCAAGGATCGATACCAAAGAATGCTGGGGGAAAATGTTTAGAAAGTTAATTAGAAGAATCATACACCATCTATTATGATGCTGCTATGGCAAATTCATGGCCCTATGTTTCAGTGGCTGTACAGATCATACCTTATGAAATCCACAAAGGATTAACAGGCCATTTTGAATGTAATGGTAAGGCAAGAGAATGTTGGTTATTTGTTAGGACAGTTACTGAACAACTTTTAAgcaaagttttttgtttttttaagaaaacaaaaacctaataaAATGAGTGTAATACGCTCTTGTCCGTGGTAGAAgattaaatcaaaataaagaataTCTTGTCTGGGTTTGGTTTTTCAAATAACCTGTATTTCTTCCTGTCATATCTCTTTACAGAATCCTGATTCCAAAATGATGCAAATCAACTTGACTGGATTTTTGAATGGGAAAAACGCGAGAGAATTCATGGGAGAACTATGGCCGCTGCTGTTAAGTGCTCAAGAAAACATTGCTGGTATTCCATCTGCTTTTTTGGAgctgaagaaagaagaaataaaacaaagacAGGTAGGATTATGTTAAAGGAGGGTTATGGGTTTGAATTTAAGGCCAAATAATgattgatagaatagaatggctctggataaatatttgaaaaattagTATATGATCTGAAAAGCTGTAATAATTTGGTAAAAATGTAAGAGAACAAAGTGGATAGACACTACTTATTGAGCTGCAGTATCTTAGAATTTTTTGGTAACTAAACACTTGACTACTGAAAAGATTTCTTAAAAGATGTGAGCACTGGAAACATTTGAAGACCtgaacaattagtttttattGTATGCATAAAATCTATAAAAAAGATGATCTGATTTCCTGAACAGTGTTCATTTCTGCTGTGAAGAATTGGTTTTGCATAGTTTTTAGTCGTGAGTTTTTGAAACGAAGGTGATTAACTATTTCAACTGTATGATGatcattttttaattaaacattaCAAACTTTACCAAATGCATGAGATAGGGAAAAATTCCTTCTATTATTTGTCTTTAAACTTTTAGAGGCACTAataagatgttaaagagtacagcaAAATGCTGTTATTTATTTCTAGTTTACTGTCTTTGTGTTGTTTGCCACCCAGATATTTTATCTCTCCCTGTCTGTGTTAATTATTCCCACCAATTTTCTGACAGAGAAAATCAAAGGAATACATGTTCATGTATTTATTATGTTTCTGCTGGGATTGTAGCAGTATAAGAACTTTAATTTCAACAAGGATGTGTAATGTCTGGTAATCAAATATCTGCCCATTCCAGCTTCCTAAGCTGGGTTCTGTAGTAAATCACAAATCACAGGGTCATTACATGGATGATCGAAGAGGAGGGAATGCAGACTTTCTGAAGTTGTTGAATTTCAACACCCCAAAGCCTCACCCAGCAAGATCAGCCTAGAATGGATTCAGCTTTTTATGTGTGCCTTTTGATTAAAATTGGTATTTGCTGTTTCAGATTGAACAGGAAAAATTGGCTTCAATGAAGAAACAAGATGAAGACAAGGATAAACGAgacaaagaagataaagaaaacagagaaaagcGGGACCGTTCTCGGAGCCCCAGAAGGTGATATTTATTTGCATAAATTGCATTTTTTTGTGTGTCTTGAAGATGTCAGTAGAGCAATTATGCATGAAAACGAAAATGCATCTTAATGATGCTGTCTAAAAGTTGTGGTTGAGGTGCATTTTCGCCTTGTGTTGCTTGCTTTAGCTGAACACATGAAAGAATCAAAGGTTTGCCCATATATATTGCATCCACAGTTTCTTTACGCTAATTAGGCATATTGAACACAAACCCACAAACTTCTGTACTGGGATTTTCGATAACGCCGGGCTCCAACTCTTTGATGGACTTTAAAAGCCTTCATCCCAAGTACTGTACTTTCAGGCTTCCCCAGATAACAGAACTCCACGCAGGCATATAGGAAGGAAAGAACCTCCCTACATGGCATCACTCCATCACATTTTAAGTCCTCACAGTTACTAACTAAACCTTCTCCAGAAGGTTACCGAACGCAGTAATTTTACCGTTTTAGTCAGCGGTCAAAATAGAAGATTAGGGATGTCCAAtttataaagattattttatcaCATGCATGCTACGATGAGCATATTTTTTTAGATCTAAACTAAATTTACATTTGTCTAGACGCAAATCAAGATCTCCTTCCCCTAGAAGACGCTCATCTCCTGTTAGGAAAGAGAGGAAACATAGCCATTCTCGATCCCCCCACCACACAGCCAAAAGTCGCAGTGTTACACCTCCACctgtaaaaaaagaagagacaCCAGAACCAGAACCTTCCATGAAAGTAAAAGAAACATTGATCCAGGAGGCCACATCTACCAGGTAACACCACAGATAATTAATTATTTTCCTCCTGGTTTTGTAATATTAATTATGTTAAATCAGTGAAATTAGATGTTATGTCCACTGTTTAGGGCTTCAGAAATAGTAGTTGCTAAATATCCTGTTATGTAAAATAGTGTGTCCTAAAATAGCGACATAATGAGTATTATATCAGCTTTCCGCTAATTTAATATTGACTTCGTAATTTATTTTAACAGTGATATCTTGAAACTCCCTAAAATTGAGCCTATGCCGGATACTAAGGAAATATCTCCAGAAAGAGTTtccaaaaaggaaagagaaagggaaaaagaaaaggagaagcctCGTCCAAGATCTCCATCTCGATCTAGGTCAAGATCAAAGTCTCGATCACGTTCCCCATCACATTCAAGACCAAGAAGACGTCATAGATCACGATCTAGGTTAGATAGTTCAGATTCTTTCTAAAAATAGCTCACCTTATATCTAACCTTTTTAACCGTTGTAAGTGTATATTACCTTGTTAATAACTGAGAATATTAAATATATGAAGCCTTAATGCTTTCATTTATTATTCCCAAATTATcctcttggttttttaaaattatctatctatatacttATACTAGCCTTATACTTGCCTTCCTTGATGCATATTATCATAAAGCAGTTCCCTTTCTGTGCTACGCAAAGTAACATCTGGACTAGTTTGTAGCTACGGCAGGTAGGCAGGTGCTATTGCTCTTCCTTCCCTTGGAAACTTTGTAAACATTCAGTCCTATTTGGTAACTGAGTTTTTGATCATTTGTATGATTAGGTCTTATTCACCAAGAAGGCGGCCTAGCCCAAGAAGGCGCCCATCTCCTCGGAGAAGAACCCCACCAAGACGTATTCCACCTCCACCCAGGCATAGAAGAAGCAGATCTCCTGTGAGGCGGTAAGAATTTTGGGAGTTTACAGGCAACAGTCACTAACACTGAAACCTTTTGGGATTCTCCTATCCTGATCTTTGTTAGATCTTAGCTCCAGTTCCAGCAATTGTATTTCATAGAACTCCAGGTAGGAGGAAGCTATGCTACATTTTTGTTGCTTCTTATGCTACCCAAGCTTTTATGTCACTTATATTGAAAAATTGTCATTTTACAAATTTAAGATCTTGGTTTTTTCTTCATTGTTCATGTTTTAGACTGATAATAACTGTTTCTCTAACGGAATTATGTTGCAAagcatgactctaaagtgtgcaatagggttgatattcctggaggcgtctgtaatatggtaaatgacttagctttactagataaatggtcaaagcaatggaaactgcagtttaatgtttccaaatgtaaaataatgcacttggggaaaaggaatcctcaatctgagtattgcattggcagttctgtgttagcaaatacttcagaagaaaaggatttaggggtagtgatttctgacagtctcaaaatgggtgaacagtgcagtcaggcggtagggaaagcaagtaggatgcttggctgcatagctagaggtataacaagcaggaagagggagattatgatcccgctatatagaatgctggtgagaccacatttggaatactgtgttcagttctggagacctcacctacaaaaagatattgacaaaattgaacgggtccaaagacgggctacaagaatggtggaaggtcttaagcataaaacgtatcaggaaagacttaatgaactcaatctgtatagtctggaggacagaaggaaaaggggggacatgatcgagacatttaaatatattaaagggttaaataaggttcaggagggaagtgtttttaataggaaagtgaacacaagaacaaggggacacaatctgaagttagttgggggaaagatcaaaagcaacatgagaagatattattttactgaaagtgtagtagatccttggaacaaacttccagcagacgtggtagataaatccacagtaactgaatttaaacatgcctgggataaacatatatccatcctaagataaaatacagaaaatagtataagggcagactagatggaccatgaggtctttttctgccgtcagacttctatgtttctacctattCCTATCAGTTTAGTTGGAAATATTTTTGTGGCTATGCTTTTGGCAGGAGGGCTTTCAAGGAAGAATGCAAGGATTGTTTGCAATGTTGGTTAAAACCTCTTCTCTGACTTATCAGTCCATTTTCTACTGTTGCTGATAAGTGACATTTGTAAAGCTAAGACAGACAAAACAACAGTTGCATTTGCTTAGTAGAATAATAAATACAGTTTCATAGTCATATGGCCTTCTAATGAGTATTGTTCAAGGGAGAgttagtacacacacacacacactcacacggtTCTTGGGAATCATACAATCAAAGGTGGAGTCATCAACTAGATGAGAGCAACAGAATTGTTCACAGTCTCCTTTAAATGTAATGTGATGAAGTCAGCTTAGTTGCTAACTATGTTTTGTCTGGATGTTTTAATGTTTGGAAAAGGAAAAGGGCAGCTATTTTTCAGTTCCCTGATTTTGACCAAGAATAAAAACATTGTGTAATATATTAAATGTTCAGATTATCCAGTTCTTAATCCAGAGACTTTCACCATTACTAAATGGTATTTAACTTACAAGATTGATGCAACCAATAGTTCTGCATAATGTAGAAAATGAACATTCTGTTATTGGAAGTATCATACTAGAAGTTAGTAAAATCTTTATGAAACTGCAAGGCAGATCAGTCTTTGGACTAAGTTTAGAGCATATTTAATATCAACTTTAATGTTTTAGGAGGAGGAGATCATCCGCATCAATATCAGGAAGTAGTTCATCCTCATCATCTTCACGTTCTCGATCACCACCAAAGAAACCGCCTAAGAGAGTTGTCTCTAGCCCTCCCCGGAAAACAAGGAGGCTTTCTCCTTCTGCAAGCCCCCCAAGGCGAAGGCACCGGCCATCCCCACCTCCAAGTCCTCCCCCCAAACCCCGCAGGTCACCAACACCACAGCAGTCTAATCGTACAAGAAAAGTCCGTAGTTCTGTTTCTCCCAATAGGACTTCAGGTAAATGGAAGTGTTTTTGAAAATATTCCAAGCCATTATGATAATGTTTTTAACCTCAAATGCTTCTGTATTAAAGTGCTTAATTAGATATTATCTAACTTTGAAAGAAAACTGCAATCTTTCCAGTAAGATTTGCTTTCCAGGCTGCAACTTACTGTGTGGAATTGACCAGGAAATTAGACCTTTTCTGCATTTTAGCTACTTGAGTTGTATGTCACATTTTTCATAATTTGATGAAATATCTAGACTTTCTCCTAAATATTGAcaatttttaataatatgaaagCATAAATACTTCCACATGAATGTGATATAAAtgagttttaaattttgtttccttttttctttttagcatcTAAACATAAAAGTATTGAAAAGAGAGAATCTCCCTCGCCCGCACCAAAAACAAGAAAAGTTGAATTGTCAGAATCAGGTAGGTTTCAGAATGTTGCTGTACTTTGCAATGTCTGTGATAACGGGAAAAgttaaatgttgtgagccgccccgagtctacagagaggggcggcatacaaatctaataaataattaaatcaatcATTAAATGGAATTCGATAAGTTAGATCCTAATACCCATGGTAGGTACAGTTTAATAAAAATCAAATGTAAGGTCAACTCAACAACAGCAAAAGTTGCAATTAGATTTCAGTCATcatttgtgttctgtcgggctctctggtagaatcctcccaaaaattcacaggtacaaatttcagacacacacgtttgaaaattcaaaacaatgttctttataatgaaaattcacttaaacctttgaaaagtgttcggaaacttcagatcgtgcagaatgcagctgcgagagcagtcatgggcttacccaggtatgcccatgtttcaccatcactccacagtctgcattggctgccgatcagtttccggtcacaattcaaagtgttggttatgacctttaaagcccttcatggcatcggaccagaatatctccgagaccgccttctgccgcacgaatcccagcgaccgattaggtcccacagagtgggcctcctccaggtcccgtcaactaaacaatgtcggttggcgggccccaggggaagagccttctctgtggcggcaccgactctctggaaccaactccccctggagatcagaattgcccctactcttcctgccttccgtaaacttctcaaaacccacctttgccgtcaggcatggggaaactgaacatctccccctgggcccgctgaatttatgcatggtatgcttgtgtgtgtgtatgttagtatagggttttgtttttttttaaacttttcatattttaattaattggattatgtattggattgttttttcacttgttgtgagccgccccgagtcttcggagaggggcggcatacaaatccaaataataaataaataaataaataaactaagccctcttttgttatagcaaagagcactcctctccaaacaaactggtaatttatacaagtcccttatcagttcactgatacttagcttgcagctgtgaggcaattcaaagtccttctttcacaaagtgaaacacactttgctctggtttaggttcaacgcagggaaaaatcagcacacaagaagtcaaagtcaggaaagcagtcacgaaatacaacgatcagataatcctccacaatggccaaacccacaggctgctatttatagcagcctcactaatgaccacagcctcacccaaccacaggtggcctcattttcgttgataataatctctcagttgttgttgcctatgcatcactctccgcatgcgtggctgtatcattaactcttattctgaatacaaggaggagctagataattgatctccttctgagctgtctgccacactcctcctccctgtcactcatgtcttcttggtcagaggagcctttatcatcagattccacccgggggggcaaaacaggcctgcagcatgtggatgtctcccccacatccacggtgcttggggcaggagctgggccagagctaaccacaacaatttgagTTGCATAATCAAAAAGCCTAAACCAAAGGAACtaaaacttattttttattattttttatatgtatataaagGACGATCGCAGTCGGTATATATTGAGTCTCAAATTACTttattaatatgtactataattctTTCCTGTCTAATATTTAGAAGAAGACAAAGGTGGTAAAATGGCAGCTGCAGACTCCGTGCAGCAAAGACGACAGTACAGAAGGCAGAACCAGCAGTCTTCATCAGGTAAAGTATTTTATGTTCTTTTATACATATACTTGAAATAAgttgattattatttattgggttttCTTCTCGGGTCTAAACTGTAGTTTGACATAgactgagatatttttttttgtcctgaTGCAGTGAGACACTAAGTCTTACATATgagcaaatttttacttttagtGATAAGAGATAGTGGTGcatagagaaaaaaaatggaaggacATCTAATAAAGCTTTGTTCCTTGCCCAAGAATCCCAAATATATATGGATATATGAAAGCACTTCATAAAAATTACTATATCTATTTTTTTCGGGTAGTGGAGAGTAAAAGTTTTACTTGATGCCTGTCCAGCTTGTTTTCTGTTTCCTTGTTTGTCATTGCTGATGTTTTGATTCTTTGAAGAAGCAAAGACTGAAAATCCTTGTTGAACTAGTAAAAATTTATAACTGAAAATTACGTAAATAGTTGTGATCCTCCTTTTCCGTTCCACTATAACTAAAGTTCTGTATAACAAAGAACTTTAACAATCCTGAAAATATTGTTAGGAGTAGTTTCTCAACATTAAGCCTAATTTACAATTGGAGGGTCAACCAAGATTAAGCTTTAAATGGGCAGAAACATTCAATTATGCTTTTAAAATGGTTTATCAGAGCTCTTTGTACTTTTCAATACTTCATTAAATGTCTATATGATTTGAGCTGCTTGGTTTGGACCTTGTGGGGCAATTGAATACTGTAAACAGTTGAATAAGTatgcttccttccttttctatttCTAGTCTATAGGATACAATACACTGAATATTCTGCACTTCAAAGTGATATCACATTtcaatcattattatttattgtggTTCAGATTCtggttcatcatcatcatccgaaGAGGAACGACCGAAAAAGTCAAATGTGAAAAACGGTGAAGTGGGTAGACGACGGCGGCACTCCCATTCTCGCAGCCCATCTCCTTCTCCACGAAAGTGGCAGAAAGAATCTTCTCCTCGGTAACTTCCTGTTGTGTGTCCAGGCTAATTTTTTCGGTTACTAATTTATCAGGTTTCTTGACCACCTGATAAAAGCTACTGGAATTTCTGAATACATTGCATAGTTTCTGACTCAtgtcacgtcaactaaacaatgtcatttggtgggacccaggggaagagccttctctgtggcggccccgacccgttggaaccaactccccccagatatcagagtttcccccaccctccttgcctttcgtaagctccttaaaacccacctctgtcgtcaggcatgggggaattgagactttccctccccctaggcttataaaatttatgcatggtatgttagtatgtatgattggtttctaaattggagttttaaattaacttaaatattagatttgtttacattgtattattattgctgtgagccgccctgagtctgcggagaggggtggcatacaaatctgattaataaataataaataaataaataaatgtggccaCATTCACTCATCATTCTGTGTTCATGGCTAGTTTGTAAAAAATAAGCCTGTCTTGAAATATcataggtaaaggttcccctgcgCATGTGTGCTAGTCATTTCCGGCTCTAGATCGGTTTCAACTCACTCCGTtacatggcactagggattcggactgctgaactgccgacctcCTGATTGACAAGCtgagcatcttagccactgagtcacCCTTGAGATATCATGTTAAGCCATAAAACCATGATTTAAAACCCTAATGCCTGAATTCATACCTTAATGAACCATTCCATGACTATAGTTATGAACCCAGCTATTGTGTCCAGTTTTCGCTTTCATTTTAGCCATGGTAATTTTGCACCTCTGTTCCAGTCTTCTCATTTTCATAGTTTTGCTAGCAACATAAAGGGCAACTGTTTACCTTAAAAAGTGAGGGATTTGTTGCCTGCAGATATGCAACGTATATTGTAACTTGATCAGTTTTTGCCTCCTAATTGATGCTCACAAATGAATTTTTTCCTCCCTCCACTGCTGTCAGGATGCAGATGGGAAAGAGGTGGCAGTCACCAATTGTTAAAAGGTTGGTCAGCAGGTCATTCTGTTAAGAGTTAAACTTTGATGTGTTTTGAGAATGGAGCATTTACTGCTGATCTGATCACAACCACGTGTTTCCCCCTTCTAGGAAATACAGTAAAAAGATATAAGTAAATAACACAAATGGTGGCGTATAGGTGGTCATTTCCTATCAGCTTCTTTTTCTGTAACTACATGCTGGGAAGTGGAAAAAAAGGTCAAATAATTAAAGTAGAATAATGGAAGAACCAATTAATTGATCTACTTAATGTTTACTAAATTGCAAAAGTGATTAAAATATATCCCTTACACTTCTAGTCTTCATCGGTTCtataatttattcatttgattactgggcaaaagttttaaaataattttacacCAAAAAGATGGAAGGCAATTTAGATGTTAAATGCTGTAGTGAACTATAGTGAGGatcataaaatttatttattatatatcccactttcattatttcttattttttttaaaaaacaaatgttaAATTGGCACAGATAAATTGGTCCTTGGCCATATCCATCTTCTCTCTAAAGACAAAAGATCAAGATATTTTAATGTATT is part of the Erythrolamprus reginae isolate rEryReg1 chromosome 11, rEryReg1.hap1, whole genome shotgun sequence genome and harbors:
- the SRRM1 gene encoding serine/arginine repetitive matrix protein 1 isoform X10 codes for the protein MMQINLTGFLNGKNAREFMGELWPLLLSAQENIAGIPSAFLELKKEEIKQRQIEQEKLASMKKQDEDKDKRDKEDKENREKRDRSRSPRSDILKLPKIEPMPDTKEISPERVSKKEREREKEKEKPRPRSPSRSRSRSKSRSRSPSHSRPRRRHRSRSRSYSPRRRPSPRRRPSPRRRTPPRRIPPPPRHRRSRSPVRRRRRSSASISGSSSSSSSSRSRSPPKKPPKRVVSSPPRKTRRLSPSASPPRRRHRPSPPPSPPPKPRRSPTPQQSNRTRKVRSSVSPNRTSASKHKSIEKRESPSPAPKTRKVELSESEEDKGGKMAAADSVQQRRQYRRQNQQSSSDSGSSSSSEEERPKKSNVKNGEVGRRRRHSHSRSPSPSPRKWQKESSPRRRRRSPSPPPARRRRSPSPAPPPRRRRSPSPPRRRSPSPPPRRHSPTPRRYSPPIQRRYSPSPPPKRRTASPPPKRRASPSPQPKLRVSRSPPPKQRSPPPPKRRSPSASCKHRKSPPPSRSIREPRSPLQNKRHSPSPQPRPPRTSASPPLLRRGPSSSPQRRQSPSPTSRPIRRVSRTPEPKKSKKASPPSPHSARRGSSSRSASASPEPPPKKHPAPPSPARSTSPSAHWSPVAPAKKDKSPTPSPSPVRNSDQEGGGKKKKKKKDKKHKKDKKHKKHKKHKKEKAAAAAAAAAAMAVLTPSVEEDQEKIVEPKKETESEAEDNLDDLEKHLREKALRSMRKAQASPPS
- the SRRM1 gene encoding serine/arginine repetitive matrix protein 1 isoform X7 — encoded protein: MMQINLTGFLNGKNAREFMGELWPLLLSAQENIAGIPSAFLELKKEEIKQRQIEQEKLASMKKQDEDKDKRDKEDKENREKRDRSRSPRRRKSRSPSPRRRSSPVRKERKHSHSRSPHHTAKSRSVTPPPVKKEETPEPEPSMKVKETLIQEATSTSDILKLPKIEPMPDTKEISPERVSKKEREREKEKEKPRPRSPSRSRSRSKSRSRSPSHSRPRRRHRSRSRSYSPRRRPSPRRRPSPRRRTPPRRIPPPPRHRRSRSPVRRRRRSSASISGSSSSSSSSRSRSPPKKPPKRVVSSPPRKTRRLSPSASPPRRRHRPSPPPSPPPKPRRSPTPQQSNRTRKVRSSVSPNRTSASKHKSIEKRESPSPAPKTRKVELSESEEDKGGKMAAADSVQQRRQYRRQNQQSSSDSGSSSSSEEERPKKSNVKNGEVGRRRRHSHSRSPSPSPRKWQKESSPRMQMGKRWQSPIVKSRRRRSPSPPPARRRRSPSPAPPPRRRRSPSPPRRRSPSPPPRRHSPTPRRYSPPIQRRYSPSPPPKRRTASPPPKRRASPSPQPKLRVSRSPPPKQRSPPPPKRRSPSASCKHRKSPPPSRSIREPRSPLQNKRHSPSPQPRPPRTSASPPLLRRGPSSSPQRRQSPSPTSRPIRRVSRTPEPKKSKKASPPSPHSARRGSSSRSASASPEPPPKKHPAPPSPARSTSPSAHWSPVAPAKKDKSPTPSPSPVRNSDQEGGGKKKKKKKDKKHKKDKKHKKHKKHKKEKAAAAAAAAAAMAVLTPSVEEDQEKIVEPKKETESEAEDNLDDLEKHLREKALRSMRKAQASPPS
- the SRRM1 gene encoding serine/arginine repetitive matrix protein 1 isoform X8, coding for MMQINLTGFLNGKNAREFMGELWPLLLSAQENIAGIPSAFLELKKEEIKQRQIEQEKLASMKKQDEDKDKRDKEDKENREKRDRSRSPRRRKSRSPSPRRRSSPVRKERKHSHSRSPHHTAKSRSVTPPPVKKEETPEPEPSMKVKETLIQEATSTSDILKLPKIEPMPDTKEISPERVSKKEREREKEKEKPRPRSPSRSRSRSKSRSRSPSHSRPRRRHRSRSRSYSPRRRPSPRRRPSPRRRTPPRRIPPPPRHRRSRSPVRRRRRSSASISGSSSSSSSSRSRSPPKKPPKRVVSSPPRKTRRLSPSASPPRRRHRPSPPPSPPPKPRRSPTPQQSNRTRKVRSSVSPNRTSASKHKSIEKRESPSPAPKTRKVELSESEEDKGGKMAAADSVQQRRQYRRQNQQSSSDSGSSSSSEEERPKKSNVKNGEVGRRRRHSHSRSPSPSPRKWQKESSPRRRRRSPSPPPARRRRSPSPAPPPRRRRSPSPPRRRSPSPPPRRHSPTPRRYSPPIQRRYSPSPPPKRRTASPPPKRRASPSPQPKLRVSRSPPPKQRSPPPPKRRSPSASCKHRKSPPPSRSIREPRSPLQNKRHSPSPQPRPPRTSASPPLLRRGPSSSPQRRQSPSPTSRPIRRVSRTPEPKKSKKASPPSPHSARRGSSSRSASASPEPPPKKHPAPPSPARSTSPSAHWSPVAPAKKDKSPTPSPSPVRNSDQEGGGKKKKKKKDKKHKKDKKHKKHKKHKKEKAAAAAAAAAAMAVLTPSVEEDQEKIVEPKKETESEAEDNLDDLEKHLREKALRSMRKAQASPPS